Proteins encoded by one window of Cuniculiplasma divulgatum:
- a CDS encoding ubiquinone/menaquinone biosynthesis methyltransferase: protein MVREIFKSISTKYDFIDSLMSFGMDRRWRKFVIDLLDIRPGMHVEDIGAGSGKVTEEMLSRIPDLMIDAVDLTKEMFPGPKRNVNFTVASAEKLPFEDEKFDRCVSCFLTRNIPTLQNYLDESYRTLKPGGIFCNMDIFDPGKSFIAPAFRIYFYRLVPPVMNRVSHTEAYTYLANSVKNFVTPIQFSQMMKKSGYRNVETFRLGAGSVYIHRGIKD from the coding sequence ATGGTCAGGGAGATATTCAAATCGATCAGTACGAAATATGATTTTATCGACTCTTTGATGAGTTTTGGTATGGACAGGCGATGGAGAAAATTCGTGATAGATCTTCTGGACATCAGGCCTGGAATGCATGTGGAGGATATCGGTGCAGGATCGGGGAAGGTCACGGAGGAGATGCTGAGCAGAATACCTGATCTTATGATAGATGCAGTAGACCTAACAAAGGAAATGTTTCCAGGTCCAAAAAGAAATGTAAATTTCACTGTTGCATCAGCAGAGAAATTACCATTTGAGGATGAAAAGTTTGATAGGTGTGTTTCATGTTTTCTTACAAGAAATATTCCAACCCTGCAGAATTATCTGGACGAATCCTACAGAACACTGAAGCCTGGAGGTATATTCTGCAACATGGATATATTCGATCCTGGAAAAAGCTTTATCGCACCTGCTTTTAGAATATATTTTTACAGGTTAGTGCCACCAGTAATGAACAGGGTGTCCCACACAGAGGCATATACATACCTTGCAAATTCAGTTAAAAATTTTGTCACACCAATTCAGTTCTCACAGATGATGAAGAAATCTGGATACAGGAATGTGGAGACTTTCAGATTAGGAGCTGGTTCTGTGTACATACACAGAGGTATAAAGGATTAA
- a CDS encoding DUF424 domain-containing protein, whose protein sequence is MKAYRAKLTQIRDEILLSAADEDLIGKELREGILHIDVKESFYGSTKVTEKFLAESMNMCTIGNFVGKNTVELAIKCRIVERGNIITISGVPHAQFAKMIR, encoded by the coding sequence TTGAAGGCTTACAGGGCGAAACTAACACAGATAAGGGATGAAATACTTTTAAGTGCAGCGGATGAGGATCTCATAGGAAAGGAGCTAAGGGAAGGCATTCTTCACATTGACGTGAAGGAATCATTCTACGGTTCTACAAAGGTAACAGAAAAATTTCTGGCCGAAAGCATGAACATGTGCACAATAGGAAACTTTGTGGGTAAAAACACGGTGGAACTTGCAATAAAATGCAGGATTGTTGAAAGGGGAAACATAATCACAATTTCAGGAGTACCACATGCACAGTTCGCTAAAATGATAAGGTGA
- a CDS encoding minichromosome maintenance protein MCM, with amino-acid sequence MFSDHVQSTEKIRLDRDQKEGLWDAFFQEYHYYDKITELSSHYPEQRSLFISYEDIDEFDVDFATYVLQNSEEAIEIAISRVRKFISNSGWNYLIKDSNSIIINIRLYNLPEHLGIDIRNIRSMNVGKLLSITGIIRKNTEVIPRLYNAAFQCSLCGSRTFVLQNRGKLEEPERCSNEECHGEKPKARFSLIIEDSQFIDTEKIELQENPETINGGAQPLRLTVIVEDDLSGKLFPGDRVTMDGILRAEQKIYSGNLLTEFNIFLYAINFRKTTKELEEIKISDAEEESIRELSRDPKIIDKLADSIAPTIYGLDNIKKTLVLQMFGGVRKFMKDGTIIRGDIHILMVGDPGTAKSQLLRYMSEISPRGVMAIGKGSSAAGLTAAAVRDEFGEGRWTLEAGALVLADNGFVSIDELDKMDERDTSAMHEAMEQQTVTISKAGIMATLKSRCSVLAAANPKNGRFDAEEDFMKQLDFPLPLISRFDVIFKLIDNPDQERDKNLADHVLEVHRLGEIFKSMEMNNVEDGSIGDNERKYEPPIPREMLRKYVAYAKGHIIPRLTDEAMEYLSQEYVLTRNTGHQIGKYKSVPITARQLESTIRLAEAAAKARLSEFVSIDDAMLAKRIVDSYLKDVASDDEGVDIDLLMTGTSARQRSDLEIIYEIIADLKGSDGSLVKEQDILRSAMERGIPREKFAKSLERARETGYLYSPGPGYIDRV; translated from the coding sequence ATGTTCAGCGATCATGTCCAGTCAACGGAAAAAATAAGGCTAGATAGGGATCAGAAGGAAGGCCTTTGGGACGCATTTTTTCAGGAATACCATTATTATGACAAAATAACAGAGTTGAGCTCCCATTATCCCGAACAGCGCAGTCTTTTCATATCCTACGAGGATATAGATGAATTCGATGTCGATTTCGCAACCTATGTTCTACAGAATTCTGAGGAGGCAATTGAGATAGCCATATCAAGGGTCAGGAAATTCATCTCCAATTCAGGCTGGAACTATCTCATTAAGGATTCAAATTCTATAATCATAAACATAAGATTGTATAATCTGCCTGAGCACCTTGGGATAGATATTAGGAACATACGAAGCATGAATGTTGGAAAGCTTCTGAGTATCACTGGAATTATAAGAAAAAATACAGAAGTTATTCCAAGACTTTACAACGCAGCATTTCAATGTTCTCTGTGTGGATCAAGAACTTTTGTACTGCAAAACAGGGGAAAGCTTGAGGAACCTGAAAGGTGCTCCAATGAGGAATGCCACGGAGAGAAACCAAAGGCGAGGTTTTCATTAATAATCGAAGATTCCCAGTTCATTGATACGGAAAAGATAGAACTTCAGGAAAATCCAGAAACAATAAATGGAGGTGCTCAACCACTGAGACTTACCGTTATAGTTGAAGATGATCTTTCAGGTAAACTATTCCCTGGGGATAGAGTTACAATGGATGGGATATTAAGAGCAGAGCAAAAAATCTATTCAGGTAACCTTCTGACTGAGTTCAATATATTTCTTTACGCAATAAACTTTAGAAAAACCACAAAAGAACTGGAGGAAATTAAAATCAGTGATGCGGAGGAAGAGAGCATAAGGGAGCTCTCAAGGGATCCTAAAATCATAGACAAGCTCGCGGACTCCATAGCACCAACAATCTATGGTCTTGATAATATTAAGAAAACTCTAGTTCTGCAGATGTTTGGGGGGGTCAGGAAATTCATGAAGGACGGCACAATAATAAGAGGTGATATACACATACTGATGGTCGGTGATCCAGGAACTGCAAAATCACAGCTTTTAAGGTATATGTCTGAAATATCACCAAGAGGTGTTATGGCAATTGGAAAGGGTTCCAGTGCAGCCGGACTGACTGCCGCCGCAGTGAGGGATGAATTTGGCGAAGGTAGATGGACACTGGAGGCAGGAGCACTTGTTCTGGCTGATAACGGATTCGTGTCCATAGATGAACTTGATAAGATGGATGAAAGAGATACTTCCGCCATGCATGAAGCAATGGAACAGCAAACTGTAACTATCTCAAAAGCAGGAATCATGGCAACACTTAAATCAAGGTGTTCTGTTCTGGCAGCAGCAAATCCAAAAAATGGAAGATTTGATGCTGAGGAGGATTTCATGAAGCAGTTAGATTTCCCACTCCCACTCATTTCAAGGTTCGATGTTATCTTCAAGCTTATAGACAATCCTGATCAGGAAAGGGACAAGAACCTTGCAGATCACGTTCTGGAGGTTCACAGACTTGGAGAAATTTTCAAGAGTATGGAAATGAATAATGTTGAGGACGGTAGCATTGGTGATAACGAAAGAAAATATGAACCACCAATTCCAAGGGAGATGCTGAGAAAATATGTCGCTTACGCAAAGGGACATATAATCCCAAGACTTACAGACGAGGCAATGGAATATCTGAGTCAGGAGTATGTTCTTACAAGAAACACAGGTCACCAGATAGGTAAATACAAGTCCGTTCCTATAACTGCAAGACAGCTGGAGTCAACCATAAGGCTCGCTGAGGCGGCAGCAAAGGCAAGATTATCCGAATTTGTTTCAATCGACGATGCTATGCTTGCGAAGAGAATAGTGGATTCATACCTCAAGGATGTGGCAAGCGATGATGAAGGAGTAGACATAGATCTTCTGATGACTGGTACCAGTGCAAGGCAGAGATCAGATCTTGAAATAATTTATGAGATAATAGCTGATTTGAAGGGTTCTGATGGAAGCCTTGTAAAGGAACAGGATATTCTGAGATCAGCAATGGAAAGAGGTATCCCAAGGGAAAAGTTTGCAAAATCACTGGAGAGGGCAAGAGAAACAGGCTATCTCTACAGCCCAGGACCTGGATATATAGACAGGGTGTGA
- a CDS encoding MTH1187 family thiamine-binding protein — protein sequence MILLEVTYYPVGDGTSAAKYVKAAVNALKETGLNVIPGSMSTVIEGNTLDELFSAIEKGEEKIISMGIKRVETIIKIDHRLDSENSAEKKLREIS from the coding sequence ATGATCCTACTGGAAGTAACTTACTACCCCGTTGGGGATGGAACATCGGCAGCTAAATACGTCAAAGCAGCAGTAAATGCGCTTAAGGAAACTGGCTTGAACGTCATTCCAGGTAGCATGTCAACTGTCATAGAAGGAAATACTCTGGATGAACTCTTTAGTGCCATAGAGAAAGGTGAGGAAAAAATAATCTCAATGGGTATTAAAAGGGTTGAAACAATAATAAAAATAGATCACAGGCTTGACAGTGAAAACTCAGCAGAAAAGAAACTCAGAGAAATTTCCTGA
- a CDS encoding 2-hydroxyacid dehydrogenase: MKLLILAKVPDDMKEVARKMAESIGMQAIFEEDGNDWSDVEALLSFIPKLRTMNSYISKLPKLKLIQTLSAGVDLLDFNQIPDNITVCSNAGAFALPVAEHAVSMAMALSKNLLSNHMKMKNGVFNQRSPSIKLEGKMAGVLGYGGIGREIGRLCRGIGMELQVISRKLVSENVSFSGNLDSLDRVLQSSDFVFISLPLNRYTKNLITSDKLKKMKKDAILVNVARAAIINEQDLYNHLRENPEFKAGIDVWWQEPITTGEYEMKYPFLDLPNVIGSPHNSGIVPDIDINAFMSALKNVELWMKTGKPHNVVRREDYT; this comes from the coding sequence ATGAAATTACTGATACTGGCAAAGGTTCCCGATGACATGAAGGAAGTTGCAAGAAAAATGGCAGAATCAATAGGGATGCAGGCAATCTTTGAAGAAGACGGGAATGACTGGAGTGATGTTGAAGCTCTTCTTTCCTTTATCCCAAAACTAAGGACGATGAATTCATATATTTCAAAACTACCAAAACTCAAACTCATTCAAACCCTTTCAGCAGGTGTAGATCTGCTTGATTTCAATCAGATTCCAGATAATATCACAGTATGTAGCAATGCTGGTGCCTTTGCATTGCCCGTTGCAGAACATGCAGTTTCCATGGCTATGGCGCTATCAAAAAATCTTTTATCAAATCACATGAAAATGAAGAATGGAGTGTTTAATCAGAGATCACCGAGCATTAAACTGGAGGGAAAAATGGCTGGAGTACTGGGTTATGGTGGAATAGGAAGAGAGATTGGAAGACTATGTAGAGGAATTGGAATGGAACTACAGGTAATCTCAAGAAAACTTGTAAGTGAAAATGTCTCTTTTTCGGGCAATCTGGATTCGCTTGACAGGGTGCTTCAAAGCTCAGACTTTGTATTCATAAGCCTTCCACTGAACAGATACACGAAAAATCTTATAACCAGTGATAAACTCAAAAAAATGAAAAAAGACGCTATTCTTGTAAACGTCGCAAGAGCTGCCATAATAAACGAACAAGACCTATATAATCACCTCAGGGAAAATCCAGAATTTAAGGCTGGTATTGACGTATGGTGGCAGGAGCCAATAACAACAGGAGAATACGAAATGAAATATCCATTTCTAGACCTGCCTAATGTCATTGGTTCACCTCATAACTCAGGAATAGTTCCGGATATTGACATCAATGCGTTTATGAGTGCACTCAAGAACGTAGAATTATGGATGAAGACCGGAAAACCCCATAATGTCGTTAGAAGAGAGGATTACACATAA